The Persephonella atlantica genome includes a window with the following:
- the smpB gene encoding SsrA-binding protein SmpB → MGIKVVATNKNAYHNYNIIETYEAGLVLKGSEVKSIREGAVNLRDSFIRIDDGEAFIYNMYVAPYKPASKLQHDPYRKRKLLLHKREILKLMGKVQEKGLTIIPLKLYFKDGKAKLEIALAKGKAKYEKREAIKERDIKRELSKKYKGKIKL, encoded by the coding sequence ATGGGAATTAAAGTTGTTGCAACAAACAAAAATGCATACCACAACTACAACATAATAGAAACATACGAAGCAGGGCTTGTACTGAAAGGTTCAGAAGTAAAGTCTATAAGAGAAGGTGCTGTTAACCTGAGAGATTCGTTTATCAGGATAGATGATGGAGAAGCCTTTATATACAACATGTATGTAGCCCCTTACAAACCAGCCTCAAAACTCCAGCACGACCCTTACAGAAAAAGAAAACTCCTGCTCCACAAAAGGGAGATTTTAAAACTGATGGGGAAAGTTCAGGAAAAGGGTTTGACTATTATTCCTCTAAAATTATATTTTAAAGATGGGAAGGCAAAGTTAGAGATAGCCCTTGCCAAAGGAAAAGCAAAGTATGAAAAGAGGGAAGCTATAAAAGAGAGAGACATAAAAAGAGAGCTGTCCA
- a CDS encoding ChaN family lipoprotein, producing the protein MGRFVLILLFFITIFNVGYTAIYYRLDVSVDTKNSSLRGGATISSDRPEVINLSTEGLDVVSVFYGKEKIPVKSSYKLEITPEKSLTVIYNLKLSDYHSEDIITNEAISLLGNWYPFLENLAVYSLNVEVPEGFILVSEAEKEKVEKKEGKAYYSFEFPHPLEHIHLIGTTKYIVKERDFNGVKLQAYFFERDVELADKYLRKAEEYIKLYSERIGKFPYKRFAIVENFFPTGYSMPTFTLIGQQIIRFPFVINQSLPHEILHQWFGCSIYVDDSRGNWAEGLTTYLSDYYFAEDKRMYRKNSILKYMAYAEDDYPLSRFRGKTDRKSEAIGYGKTMMVFYMIEDIVGRESFYNALKFLYQNFRFKRVSWEDIKSVFENEYKKDLDWFFSQWIKRKGMPELQVSIKDHTLKDDGFHIKLEIKQKEPYRIKLPIFIQTYLKTEKYEVWINKKEKVIDIITQDEPLNVIVDRDYQTFRKLQWEEVNPVIYFTLADKKAVVFTNKKDIYSPISGYYFEGTVKNPDQFSFSDVYGKNIVILGSDNPVLKKIFGREFPSEDYVEVFKNPFGENKVITVFNLSSYMQAKMVIGRIKHYGKYSKIKLDGFRITEKTVKNYQNGISLKVRQKAEIVSDGGIKEFKDIIEDGLKSRVIYVGEQHTMFSNHAMQLSIIKGIYSKYPKIAVGMEMFQRSKQDVIDRYLKGEIDEKQFLKESEYYKAWKYNYHLYRPIIQFCRENNIRIIALNADRELVRKVSEKGIQSLSTEEIKKLPQDMDFSNVEYVEYLKGIFSEHGSTVTKRKKFINFLQSQIIWDETMAETVAQFLRENPDHKIIVLAGGGHIRFRFGIPSRVERRTGEKGLVVLMDDQLKKGIADYIVYTAHLTGVKERKIGVYVEETGKGLKVVKVSKDSPAEKAGIKKGDIIIRFNGREIKDLVDLKIELFFSQQENSITVLRNGKKVKMKVSFEEE; encoded by the coding sequence ATGGGAAGGTTTGTATTAATACTCCTTTTTTTTATAACCATTTTTAATGTCGGTTACACTGCTATTTATTATAGACTTGATGTTTCAGTAGATACAAAAAACAGCTCCCTCAGGGGGGGAGCCACTATCAGCTCAGACAGACCTGAAGTTATAAATCTGTCAACAGAAGGATTAGATGTTGTCTCTGTCTTTTACGGTAAAGAAAAAATTCCTGTTAAAAGCAGTTATAAACTTGAGATAACTCCAGAAAAAAGCCTGACAGTAATATACAACCTGAAACTTTCTGACTATCATTCTGAAGATATTATCACCAATGAGGCAATCAGTCTTTTAGGAAACTGGTATCCGTTCCTTGAAAATCTTGCTGTTTACTCTCTGAATGTGGAAGTTCCTGAAGGTTTTATACTTGTTTCAGAAGCAGAAAAAGAAAAGGTAGAAAAAAAAGAAGGAAAGGCTTACTACAGCTTTGAGTTTCCGCATCCTTTGGAGCATATACATCTAATAGGAACGACAAAATACATAGTGAAAGAGAGAGATTTTAATGGAGTAAAACTGCAGGCGTACTTCTTTGAAAGAGATGTTGAGCTTGCAGATAAATATCTACGAAAAGCAGAAGAGTACATAAAGCTGTACTCTGAAAGGATAGGGAAGTTCCCATACAAAAGATTTGCTATTGTGGAAAACTTCTTTCCGACAGGTTACTCTATGCCTACTTTTACCCTGATAGGTCAGCAGATAATAAGGTTCCCTTTTGTGATAAATCAGTCTCTTCCCCACGAGATACTCCACCAGTGGTTTGGATGCTCCATATACGTTGACGACAGCAGAGGAAACTGGGCTGAAGGACTGACAACTTACCTTTCTGATTACTATTTTGCTGAAGACAAAAGGATGTACAGAAAAAACAGTATCCTGAAATACATGGCATATGCAGAAGACGACTATCCTCTAAGCCGTTTTAGAGGAAAAACAGACAGAAAGTCTGAAGCTATTGGATACGGCAAAACGATGATGGTTTTTTATATGATAGAAGATATTGTAGGAAGGGAAAGTTTTTACAATGCCCTGAAGTTTTTATACCAGAACTTCAGGTTTAAAAGAGTCTCCTGGGAAGATATAAAGTCAGTATTTGAAAATGAGTACAAAAAGGACTTAGACTGGTTTTTCTCCCAGTGGATTAAAAGAAAAGGTATGCCTGAATTACAGGTAAGCATCAAAGACCACACATTAAAAGATGACGGTTTTCACATAAAATTAGAGATAAAACAAAAAGAACCTTACAGAATAAAACTGCCTATATTTATCCAGACTTATCTCAAAACAGAAAAGTATGAGGTATGGATAAACAAAAAAGAGAAAGTTATAGACATTATTACTCAGGATGAGCCTTTAAATGTTATTGTAGACAGGGACTACCAGACATTCAGGAAACTCCAGTGGGAAGAGGTAAATCCTGTCATATATTTTACCCTTGCAGACAAAAAAGCCGTTGTTTTTACAAACAAAAAGGATATATACTCCCCTATTTCAGGGTATTACTTTGAAGGAACAGTAAAAAATCCAGACCAGTTTTCCTTTAGTGATGTTTATGGGAAAAATATTGTTATTTTAGGTTCAGACAATCCAGTTCTCAAGAAAATATTTGGAAGGGAGTTTCCTTCAGAAGATTATGTGGAGGTGTTTAAAAATCCTTTTGGAGAAAACAAAGTTATAACAGTTTTTAACCTCAGCAGCTACATGCAGGCAAAGATGGTGATAGGAAGAATAAAACATTATGGTAAGTACTCAAAGATAAAACTTGACGGTTTCAGAATTACTGAAAAAACAGTTAAGAATTACCAGAACGGAATCAGTCTGAAGGTCAGACAAAAGGCAGAGATAGTTTCTGACGGAGGAATAAAAGAGTTTAAAGACATAATAGAAGATGGGCTGAAATCAAGAGTTATTTATGTTGGAGAACAGCACACAATGTTTTCAAATCATGCAATGCAGCTGAGCATCATAAAAGGAATTTACAGCAAGTATCCAAAGATTGCTGTTGGTATGGAGATGTTCCAGAGGTCAAAGCAGGATGTTATTGATAGATACCTAAAAGGTGAAATAGACGAAAAGCAATTTTTAAAGGAGTCTGAATATTACAAGGCGTGGAAGTATAACTACCATCTTTACAGGCCTATCATCCAGTTCTGCAGGGAAAACAACATAAGAATAATTGCACTGAATGCAGACAGAGAGCTTGTAAGAAAAGTATCAGAAAAGGGAATACAGAGCCTGTCTACGGAAGAGATAAAAAAATTACCACAGGATATGGACTTTTCTAATGTGGAGTACGTTGAATATCTAAAAGGCATATTCTCCGAGCACGGAAGCACAGTTACAAAAAGGAAAAAGTTTATAAACTTCCTCCAGTCCCAGATAATATGGGACGAAACAATGGCAGAAACAGTAGCCCAGTTTTTAAGGGAAAATCCTGACCACAAGATTATTGTCCTTGCAGGTGGAGGACACATCAGATTCAGATTTGGCATACCTTCAAGGGTTGAAAGGAGGACAGGAGAAAAAGGATTGGTTGTTTTGATGGACGACCAGTTAAAAAAGGGAATAGCTGATTACATCGTTTATACAGCACATCTTACAGGTGTTAAAGAGAGAAAGATAGGTGTTTATGTAGAGGAGACAGGAAAAGGACTTAAAGTTGTTAAAGTAAGCAAGGATTCTCCAGCAGAAAAAGCAGGGATAAAAAAAGGAGATATCATTATCAGATTTAACGGCAGAGAAATAAAAGACCTTGTTGACCTTAAAATTGAGCTGTTCTTTTCACAGCAGGAAAACAGTATAACAGTTTTGAGAAATGGAAAGAAGGTTAAGATGAAAGTCTCCTTTGAGGAAGAATAA